The nucleotide sequence ACAGGAGCGCGCGTACACGGCTTCCGGGTCTTGCGCTGCATGAGCACTCAACGACAACAGAAGTGCAGCGCTTGCAATTAGTAGTTTTTCCATCAAACAGACCTCTCAGGGGGGGAACGTACTGCTTCTTTAGGCAGATTATCTGAATCGTTCCCGTGGACACTTATCCGGCTGCGGGTAGAAAGCGCACACAAATTCTACGCCATTATATACTGACGCCATTGAAACGGAAACGACGCAGCTTGCCGCACTTCGCACCGATAGGCAGGCTGTGCGCAATTGTCGCAAGGGCATCGCGCCTGCAACGCCACTCTACGCTCGCCCTCACGGATACCCAGATGCAAGCTAAAAACCCAATTATCGGCCTGTGCCAGCAAGCCACTTTTTTTATAAGCGCCGCTAAGGTCGACCAATGCCCGGAAGATTTCGGCCATGAAGTAGCCTTTGCCGGGCGCTCCAACGCCGGCAAATCCAGCGCCCTCAACACTTTGACCCACGCCAGCCTGGCACGCACCTCGAAGACCCCAGGGCGTACTCAGCTGCTCAACTTCTTCAAATTGGACGAAGAGCGGCGCTTGGTCGACCTGCCAGGTTACGGTTACGCCAAGGTGCCAATACCGCTGAAACTGCATTGGCAAAAGCACCTAGAAGCCTACTTAGGTAGCCGTGAATGCCTGCGCGGGCTGATGTTGATGATGGACATCCGCAAGCCGCTGACCGAGTTCGACGTGCTGATGCTGGACTGGACGGCTGCCAGCGAAATGCCCATGCACATCCTCCTAACCAAAGCCGACAAACTGGCCTTTGGCGCTGCCAAAACCGTCTTGTTGGAAGTCCGCAAGACGATTGAGGCACGCTGGGGCGACCGCGTCAGCATTCAACTGTTCTCCGCCCCCAAGCGCATGGGCATTGAAGACGCCCAAGCCGTGCTGGCCGAGTGGATGCAACTGGGTGAGTTTGCCCTGCCGGATGATCAAGAAACTCAAGCCTAAAGCATGCCGCGCTCTCGAAGGCGCGGCTACTTTTAACGGCTCGCAGTGAAGACCTCACAAATACAGGCTAAAAATGGCGCAAAAAAAACCCCAAACTTCTATGGGGAGGGAAGTTCGGGGTTCAACATCTGAACCGCTAGGGCGGGGCTCAGAATTTGCCAACACTTAACACACAAGGAGCAACGAATGGTTGTCTAGGCCATTCATAAACTCTGAGTGGTCGACGCGAAACAAAGTTCAGGCCCGCGAGAAAATTAATCCGCTCGCCGGAGCCTTTGCCGGTGAGCTTCAGGCCCAAGCGCTAACCGCACAGGGTCTCGTGCGACCGCGAATCCCTGCATCAGTGGGCTTCATCCCAATTGTTGCCCACGCCCACTTCCACCAACAGCGGTACATCGAGACTGGCGGCACTGCTCATCAGCGATTTGATCTGCTCGCGGACCTGCTCAACCAGATCCTCGCGCACCTCCAGCACCAGTTCATCGTGCACCTGCAAGATGACCTTGGCATCCAGAGCGGATTCACTCAGCCAGTTATCCACCGCCACCATCGCGCGCTTGATGATGTCCGCCGCCGTGCCTTGCATCGGTGCGTTGATCGCGGTTCGCTCGGCGCCTTTACGCAGCGCCTGATTCTTCGCGTGAATATCTGGCAAGTACAACCGGCGGCCGAATAACGTTTCGACATAACCTTGCTCGGAGGCTTGCTCACGGGTGCGCTCCATATAGGCCAGCACGCCGGGGTAGCGAGCGAAATACACGTCGATATACGCCTGTGCCTGCTTGCGGTCGCAGCCAATTTGCTTGGCCAAACCGAAGGCGCTCATGCCATAAATCAGGCCAAAGTTGATCGCCTTGGCGCTGCGACGCTGATCACCACTCACCGCCTCCAGCGCTACACCAAATACCTCAGCAGCAGTGGCTTTATGCACATCACGACCATGGCGGAAAGCATCCAGCAGGCTTTCGTCCTTGGCCAAGTGGGCCATGATGCGCAGCTCGATCTGCGAATAATCCGCCGCCAGCAGCTTGTAGCCTTGGGGCGCGACAAATGCCTGACGAATGCGCCGACCTTCAGCGGTGCGGATTGGAATGTTCTGCAGGTTCGGGTCGGTCGATGACAACCGCCCGGTCGCCGCCACCGCTTGGTGATAGCTGGTGTGAATGCGCCCGGTACGCGGGTTGATCTGCTCTGGCAGGCGGTCGGTGTAGGTGCTTTTCAGTTTGCTCAGGGAGCGATACTGCATCAACACCTTGGGCAGCTCATAATCCTGTTCGGCCAGCTCCGCCAACACCGCCTCGGCGGTGGACGCCTGACCTTTGGCGGTCTTGCTGATCACCGGCAACCCGAGTTTCTCATAAAGAATCACCCCAAGCTGCTTGGGTGAAGCCAAGTTGAATTCCTCACCGGCCATCTCAAACGCTTGGCGCTCCAGCGCCACCAGCTTTTCGCCAAGCTCGTTGCTTTGCAGGCCGAGCAGGTTGGCATCCACCAGCGCGCCTTGCCGTTCGATGCGTGCCAGCACCGGCACCAGCGGCATTTCAATTTCGCACAGCACTTCAGCCAGGCTGGGTTCGGCTTGCAGCTTGGCCCATAAATGCTGGTGCAGGCGCAGGGTGATATCAGCGTCTTCGGCGGCATAGGGGGCGGCTTGGGCCAAATCAATCTGGTCGAAGGTCAGCTGCTTGGCGCCTTTGCCCGCAATGTCCTCAAAGCGGATGGTGCTGTGATCCAAGTACTTCAGCGCCAAGCTGTCCATGTTGTGCCGAGTGGCGATGGAATCGAGCACATAGGATTCGAGCATGGTGTCGAACTTCACCCCCTGCACGTGGATCGGCGTGCTGGCATTGGCGAGAATATTGATGTCGTACTTGGCGTGCTGGCCGACCTTAGCCTTATTTGGGTCTTGCAAAATCGGCTTCAACGCCCGCAACACCGCATCGCGGTCGAGTTGCGTGGGCACACCCATATAAGAATGGGCGACGGGGATATAAACCGCCTCCCCCGCCTTGATCGCAAACGATAAACCAACCAACTGCGCCTGCTGGGCGTCCAAACCGGTGGTCTCGGTGTCAAAGGCGATCAATTCGGCGTTGTTCAGCTTCTCCAGCCAAGCATCGAATTGCCCCTGCTCAAGGATGCACTGGTAGTCACCCGCAGTGGCGGCAACAGCAGGCTCAGCAACTGCTGATTCAGCAGGCCGCGCAACTGCAGCGGGCTTTGCCGCAGCGCTTTCGCTGGGGGCCAGCGCAAACAGGTCATCAGCCGCCGGCTTTGCAGCAGGCTTGGCCACTGCAGGCGAATGGCTGCGCAGCAAATCATCACGCCAACTTTTAAACTCCAGCTCAGCGTACAGCTCAAGCAACGCCGGCACGTCCATCTCACCTGGGTGCAGCGACTCGATGGCAATATTCAGCGGCACATCCAACTTAATAGTCGCCAGGGCATAAGACAGGTAAGCCATGTCGCGGTGCTCAGCCAGCTTGGCCGCCAGGGTTTTGGCCCCACGGATTGGCAACTCCGGCACCTTATCAAGGTTGGCATAAACCACATCCAGCCCGCCGCCGATACCGACCAGCAAGCCCAGCGCGGTCTTTTCGCCAACACCCGGAACACCCGGAATGTTGTCGACCTTGTCACCCATCAGCGCTAAATAATCGATGATCAGCTCAGGCCCGACCCCAAATTTCGTTTTCACGCCCTCGATGTCATAAACACTGCCGGTCATGGTATTGACCAAGGTAACGTGCGGGCAAACCAGCTGAGCCATGTCCTTATCGCCGGTGGAAATCACCACATCGCGGTCCTCGCTGGCGCATTGCCGGGCGAGCGTGCCAATCACGTCATCGGCTTCGACGCCGTCAACGCACAGCAGCGGATAACCCATGGCCTTAACGCTGGCGTGCAACGGCTCTACCTGTACGCGCAGATCGTCTGGCATCGACGGCCGATTAGCTTTGTACTCGGCATACATCTCATCGCGAAACGTCCCGCCCTTGGCATCAAACACCACGGCAAACGGGCTGCCCGGATACTGCTTGCGCAGGCTCTTGAGCATATTCAGCACACCTTTTACCGCACCGGTGGGCAAGCCCTTGGAGGTGGTCAACGGCGGCAGGGCATGAAAGGCGCGGTAAAGGTAAGACGAACCGTCAACCAGGACTAAGGGAGTTTGGCTCATGAGCAGGATCAACCTTTTCGGCGGGGGCGGCGGTAGAATGGCCGCACCATTAAAATCAAAAGGACAAGGTTACCATGCGCACACTCAACCGCCTGTTGCTGGCCAGCCTGCTGGCATTCACTGCCCTGGCTGTTCATGCTGAAGATCCCGTCTCGGCTGACCCAGATGTAACCATTCGCCAGGACGGTGACCGTACAATCCAAGAATACCGAGTTAATGGTTTTCTCTACGCCGTTAAGGTCACCCCCAAAGGCGGCGTGCCGTACTTTCTGGTGCGCGCCGATGGCAGCGATGGCAACTTCGTCCGTTCGGACAGCCCGGATATGTTGATTCCGGCCTGGGAAATTTTCAGCTGGTAAATAAGGCAGTTCTGCGATGTCCGTGTTCACTCCGCTTGAACGTCATGAGCTCGAAGAATTCCTCGCGCCATACGGCTTGGGTCGCTTACTCGACTTTCAGGGCATTGCCGCTGGCAGCGAGAACAGCAATTTCTTTGTCAGCCTAGAACAGGGCGAGTTCGTACTCACCCTGATTGAGCGCGGCCCGAGTGCCGATCTGCCGTTCTTTATTGAACTGCTCGACGTGCTGCATAACGCCGGCTTGCCGGTGCCTTACGCCCTGCGTACTGCACGCGGTGAAGCATTGCGCAGCCTGGCGGAGAAACCCGCGCTGTTGCAGCCGCGCCTGTGCGGCAAGCACATAGCCGAGGCTAATTCGCATCACTGCCAAGAAGTGGGCGCTCTGTTGGCGCGTATCCACCTGGCGACGCGGGCGCAGCCGCTGCCGCGCAAAAGTGATCGCGGCTTGGACTGGATGCTGACCGAAGGGCCAAGCCTGGCCTTGCAACTGCCCGATGAACAACTGCCCTTGTTAAGCGATGCGCTGGCGGAGATCCACGCGCTAAAGCCGCGCATCTTCGCCCTGCCGCAAGCCAACCTGCATGGTGATTTGTTCCGCGACAACGTGCTGTTTGACGGCAACCATCTGGCCGGCGTGATCGACTTTTATAACGCCTGCTCGGGCCCGATGCTTTACGACCTGGCGATTACCCTGAATGACTGGTGCTCGCAGGAGGACGGCAGCCTCGACAGCAAACGCGCGCAAGCACTGCTGGGCGCGTACGCCAACTTGCGGCCCTTCACGGCGACAGAGGCCGAGCTGTGGCCCGCCATGCTGCGTATCGCCTGCGTGCGTTTCTGGCTGTCGCGGCTGATCGCGGCCGAGTCATTCGCCGGGCAAGAAGTGCTGATCCACGATCCAGACGAGTTTCAGCGCCGCCTAGCCCAGCGCCAGCACGTTGGGCTGGCGCTGCCATTCGCGTTCTGATCAGCGCGGGCTATTTCAGCGCTTGCAAACAGCCCGCCAGTTCATCAGCAAGGTTAGTCAGCAGAGTTTCATACCCTTGCGCATCGACTGTTAGGTCTGCGCCCATGGCGTCCAGTTCGGCCAGGGTGACCGGTAGCCCGGCGCTGAGGGTTTGCGCCAGGCGCGGGCGAAACGGGGGTTCGCTGAACAGGCAGGTCGGCCCGGCTTGCTGCAGGCGTTCACGCATGGCCGCCACATGCTGCGCACCTGGCTGCACCTCACCGAGCACACTGAGTACACCGGCGTGACTCAGACCGTAAGCGGATTCAAAGTAGTCATAAGCTTCGTGGAAAACAAAATAGGGTTTTCCACTCAGGCCGCTTAACTGGGCTGTCAGTCGCTGGTCGAGTGCGTTGAGGCGGCCGGCAAAAGCCTTGGCATTGGCCTGATAACGCGCAGCATTAGTCGGGTCAGCCAGGGCTAAATCAGCAGCCATTTTATCGGCGATTACGTTGGCATTGGCCGGCAATAACCACAGGTGCGCGTCCAAACTGCCGGAGCGATGCGCGTGATCATGCTCATCGGTGTGATCATCCTTATGCTCGGCGGCTGGCGCGCGGCTGTCGCCGAAATGACGCAAGCTCAAGCCCGGCAAACCCTGCACCGCCACGCTGGTTTTGTCGCGGCCGGCCAAGACGCGCGGCAAGAAACTCTCGAGGTCAGGGCCAATCCAGTAAAGCAGGTCGGCATCGCGCACGCGGCGTACATCGGAGGGCCGCAGCGCGTAATGATGCGGCGACGCCCCCGGTGGCAGCAGCACGCCTGGCTGTCCAACGCCGTCTTGCACGGCAGCCGCAATCAGTTGCAGCGGCTTGATGCTGGTCAGCACGCGCACGGGGTCTTGAGGCTGCGCACGGGCGGCGAAGCTCACTAAAAAAATACTGATCAACAGCGATAAAGTCGGAAAAAGACGCGGCACAAGGAGCACTCAACCGTAAAGGAACAGGTAATATAATAACGTCTCTCGCATAATTCGTCGTCGCCCATGACCCAAGCACCTCTGGCCTCCCGCCCGCATGACCATTCTCACTGCGTCAGCCATGCCCTGGCTGAAGCTGAAAGTATCTGCACGCGCCAAGGCTTGCGCCTGACAGTCCTGCGCAAACGCGTGCTGGAACTGGTTTGGCAGAGCCACAAGCCATTGGGCGCGTATGACATTCTTGGCGTATTGAGCGAGGCCGACGGTCGTCGCGCAGCGCCTCCCACGGTGTATCGCGCGCTGGATTTCCTCTTGGAAAACGGTTTGGTGCACCGCATCGCCTCGCTTAACGCCTTTGTTGGCTGTAGCCACCCAGAGCACGCTCACCAAGGCCAGTTTCTGATCTGCCAAGGCTGCAACGCGGCCATTGAATTGGAGCAGACGACAATCAGCAATGCCATCGTCAATGCGGCAGCTGAGGTCGGTTTTGCCGTGGAAAGCCAAATGGTGGAAGTGGTCGGCCTGTGTGCTGGCTGCCGGGAGCCGGCATGAGTGATGCGCTGATCCGTCTCGATGGGGTGAGCGTGACCTTCGCCGGCCAGCAGGTGCTGCAGGATGTGCAGCTGAGCGTAAACCCGGGCGAGATTGTTACCCTGATCGGCCCTAACGGCGCTGGCAAAACCACCTTGGTGCGGGTTGTGCTGGGCCTGCTCAAGCCAAACAGCGGCAGCGTTTGGCGCAAAGCCAAGTTGCGCATCGGCTATATGCCGCAAAAACTCCACGTCGATGCCACCTTGCCGCTCTCGGTGCTGCGCTTTCTGCGCTTGGTGCCGGGGGTTGATCGCCGGCGTGCGCTGGCTGCATTGACTGAAGTGGGTGCCACTCAGGTGATCGACAGCCCGCTGCAAAGCATCTCCGGCGGTGAGTTGCAGCGGGTGCTGTTGGCCCGTGCCTTGCTGCGCGAACCCGAATTGCTGGTGCTGGATGAGCCGGTGCAGGGTGTCGACGTCGCCGGCCAAGCCGAGCTGTACCGGCTGATTACCCAATTGCGCGACCGCTATGGCTGCGGTGTGCTGATGGTCTCGCACGACCTGCACTTGGTCATGAGCACCACCGATCAGGTGGTTTGCCTGAATCGCCATGTGTGCTGCTCTGGGCATCCTGAGCAGGTCAGTTTTGATCCCGCCTTCGTCGAACTGTTCGGCCAGGACGCCCAGAGCCTGGCCATCTACACCCATCGCCACGACCATGAGCACGATTTGCACGGCGCGGTGATCAGCGAAAACGCAGCCGGCCTGAGCATCAAAGGCCGCGTCAAACCACACATCCACGGGGACGACTGCACCCATGGCTGATTTCCTCCTCAACGCCCTGCTCGCCGGCTTGGCCCTTGCGATAGTGGCTGGCCCGCTCGGTTCGTTCGTGGTGTGGCGGCGTATGGCTTACTTTGGGGACACCCTGTCGCATGCGGCGCTGCTCGGCGTGGCGCTGGGCTTGATGCTGGACGTCAACCCGATGCTGGCGGTGACGGTTGGCTGCGTACTGCTTGCAGTATTGCTGGTGACCCTGCAAAGCCGCCAACCACTGGCCGCCGACACGCTGCTGGGCATCTTGGCGCACAGCACCTTGTCCCTAGGCTTGGTGGTACTGAGTTTTATGCAGGATGTGCGCATCGATTTGATGGGTTATCTGTTCGGCGATTTGCTGGCCGTTGGCCCAACTGATTTAGCCTGGATCGTCGGCGGCAGCGCGCTGGTACTGGTACTGCTGGCGCTGCTGTGGCGGCCCTTGTTGGCGATTACCGTGCACGAGGAACTGGCCAAGGTCGAAGGCCTGCCGGTGGCGGCGATTCGTTTGAGCCTGATGCTGCTGATCGCGGTGGTGATTGCCGTGGCGATGAAAATTGTCGGCGTGCTGCTGATTACCTCCTTGCTGATCATCCCTGCGGCAGCGGCCCAACGCCATGCGCGCACTCCCGAGCAGATGGCGCTGGGTGCCAGCCTGCTGGGCATTGTCGCGGTGTGTGGCGGGCTGAGTTTGTCGTGGTTCCAAGACACACCGGCCGGCCCCTCGATTGTGGTGACGGCCGCCGGTCTATTTTTGCTGAGCTTCGCCCTGCCCCGCCGCACCGCTTGAACTGTTGGTGATGCCGCCGGGCGCAGTGTAAGCTTGCGCGTTTTTTGCACAATCCGAGACGCGCAGCAATGAAATCGTTCGCTTTCCGTGGTTTTACCCTGACGCTGGTTCTGTTGTTAGCCGGCTGCCAGAGCGCGCCACAGCCGGCCAACCTGCCGGTGGATGACTTGGTCAGCGCCTTTCGCCAACTCGATCAAAGCCTCATCAGCGGTGACTTAATTGGCGCCGAAAACCAGCTGAACACCCTGCAACAACGCGCTGTAGGCGATACGCGCCTAGAGCAATTCCAGCGTCAACTCGCCGAAGCGCACCTGCAGCAAGGGCAAAAAGCCCTGCAAAACGGTGATTTGAACAGCGCCACCAAAGCCCTCAGCCGTGCGCGCAACCTAATGCCGCAGGCGCCTGCGCTGACCACCGGCCTAGATGGTGCTATCGCCCAGGCGCGAGAAACCGAACTGGCCGCCGCAGAACAGCAGCGCCAAGCCGAGCAATTGGCCGCCGCTCGCAGCGAGGCCACGCGCTTAGAGCAAGTTCGGCAAGTGCGCCTGGCGGCTGAACGCCGAGCGACTGCAACTGAGGCCGCTCAACTGGCCAATACTCCACAGGCTGAAACACCGACGCCGGCTCCAACTGAGCCAAAGGCCAAGCTAATTGACCCGTCAGCGGCGAGCAGCGTCATCAGCCTGCCGATGCTGGACAACCAGGACAATCAACGCCTGCGCAGCTTGCTCGATGCGGTCGCGGCCGATGTAGTGGCGTTCCGCTGCGCCGTGCGCATCGACGTGCGTCAAGCCAAAGACTTTCCGTGGGTTGCCTCGCTGCTTAATGCGCGCATCAAACGCTTAGACCCAGGTTTCAGCCCGCGCATCAGCCATGTGGTTAAACCCGCGCAAGTACCGCAGCTGGTACTCAGTCCGGCTCGTTAAGCCCAGTAGCCGCTTGCACGAGCGCGCGTGTGCCCCGGCTCAACAGCCCAGCACTTAATACAATTTAGCTATAAGTATAGGTCTATAAAGATTTTTGCGACCTAAGCAGTGCCGAGTAGACTAGTCGGCCGTTAATGCCTACCCGGCAACCCTGAAACCCAAAAGGTTTAGCGCGTGATCAATTTTCATCAGGTCCACAAGGCGTATCGCGTCAGTGGTCAGGACATTCCCGCTTTACAGCCAAGCGATCTGCACATCGACCGCGGTGAAGTGTTCGGCATCATCGGCCACTCCGGTGCCGGCAAGAGCACCCTGCTGCGCTTGATCAATCGCTTAGAAGAGCCCACCGGCGGACGTATAGACGTTGACGGCGAAGACGTTACCGCACTCGACGCGGCCGGTTTGCGGCGCTTCCGTCAACGGGTCGGGATGATCTTTCAGCATTTCAACCTGCTCTCCTCCAAGACGGTGGCCGACAACGTCGCCTTGCCGCTGAAGCTTGCGGGTGAGCTATCACGCAGCGCCATCGAGGCGCGCGTCGCTGAGTTGTTGGCGCGCGTTGGCCTGCAAGAGCATGCCAACAAATACCCGGCGCAGCTCTCCGGCGGGCAGAAACAGCGGGTGGGCATTGCCCGCGCCCTGGCCACCGAGCCGAAGATTTTGCTTTGTGACGAAGCCACCAGCGCCCTTGACCCACAGACCACCGCCTCGGTGCTGCAACTGCTGGCTGAGATCAACCGCGAACTGAACCTGACCATCGTGCTGATCACCCATGAAATGGATGTAATTCGCCGCGTGTGCGACCGCGTAGCGGTGATGGATGCTGGCTTCATCGTTGAGTGCGGCTCGGTGGCCGAGGTGTTTTTGCACCCGCAACACGCCACTACCAAACGCTTTGTGCAAGAAGATGAGCAGGTTGCAGAAAACGAGCAGCGCGATGATTTTGCCCATGTTGCTGGACGCATCCTGCGCCTGACGTTTCAGGGCGACGCCACCTACGCGCCGCTGCTGGGCACTGTTGCTAGGGAAACGGGCGTGGATTACAGCATCCTCGCCGGGCGCATCGACCGTATCAAAGACACCCCTTATGGCCAGTTAACCTTGGCTCTGACCGGCGGCGACATGGACGCCGCACTGGCGCGCTTTGCAGCCGCCGACGTGCACTTGGAGGTGCTGCGCTGATGGACGCCTTACTGACTCGCCTGCTACCGAATGTCGATTGGGCGGAAATCGGCTATGCCAGCCTAGACACCCTGAGCATGCTCGGTGGATCCATTGTGTTTACCGTGCTGCTGGGGTTACCGCTGGGCGTGCTGCTGTTTCTCACCAGCCCACGGCAGATGTTTGAGCAAACGGCGCTGTATGGCGTGTTGTCGCTGCTGGTGAACATCCTGCGCTCAGTGCCGTTTGTGATCCTGTTGATTGTGATGATTCCCTTCACCGTGATCGTCACCGGCACCTCGCTCGGTGTTGCTGGCGCCATTCCGCCGCTGGTGGTCGGCGCCACGCCATTCTTCGCGCGCCTGGTGGAAACGGCGCTGCGTGAAGTGGACCGCGGCATTATCGAAGCCACCCAAGCCATGGGCGCCACCACCCGGCAGATCGTCGTCAACGCGCTGCTGCCCGAAGCGTTGCCCGGCATCATTGCAGCTATCACCGTCACGGCCATTACGCTGGTGTCTTACACGGCCATGAGCGGCCTGATTGGCGGTGGCGGGCTCGGCGATTTGGCAGTGCGTTATGGCTACCAGCGCTACCAGCCAGACGTGATGGCGGTGACGGTCATTCTGCTGTTGGTGCTGGTACAGGTTCTACAAACCGCCGGCGACAAGCTGGTGGTGCACTTTTCTAGGAAATAGTTTTACGCAGCGCGGCTACCCGCCGCCAAAACCAATCCCACAAGGCGCTTTATGATGAAAAAACTGATTGTTGCAATCGCGGCCCTGGCCGCTTTTTCCGCTCAAGCCGAAAGCCTGAGCATCGCGGCAACTGCGGTACCGCATGCGGAAATTCTCGAATTTATTAAACCGGCTCTGGCCAAAGAAGGCGTTGAGCTGGACATCAAAGTCTTTACCGACTATGTGCAGCCGAACGTACAGGTGGCTGAAAAGCGCCTGGACGCCAACTTCTTTCAGCACCAGCCGTACCTAGATGAGTTCAACAAGAGCCGTGGCACGAAACTGGTCAGCGTTGTCGGTGTGCACGTCGAGCCCTTCGGCGCTTACTCCAGCCAACACAAGAGCTTGGCCGACCTGCCGCAAGGCGCCAACGTGGTGATCCCCAACGACGCCACCAACGGTGGCCGTGCCCTGCTGCTGCTGCAGAAGGCCGGGGTGATCACCCTCAAGCCGGAAGCGGGCATCCTCGCAACGCCAAAAGACATCCTTGAGAACCCGAAAGCCATCAAGGTGCGTGAACTGGAAGCGGCCACCCTGCCGCGCGTGTTGACCCAGGTTGACCTGGCGTTGATCAATACCAATTACGCCCTAGAAGCCAAGCTCAACCCCATCAAGGATGCGCTGGTGATCGAAGGCAATGACTCGCCGTACGTCAACCAGCTGGTCGCCCGCGCTGACAACAAAGACAGCGCCGCCATGCAGAAGCTGGCCAAAGCGCTCAACAGTGCTGAAGTGAAGGCGTTTATTCAAGAGAAGTACCAAGGTGCCGTCGTGCCGGCGTTCTAACCAACAGCGCCGCTGCACCCACTGCCAAACCCCGCCCTGTGCGGGGTTTGTCGTTTATGGCGAGAAGATGTTGGATGCCTAGCTAAAGCGATAGCCGCCGGCTTGGGCAATCAATTTGCCCTGTCGAACAACCCAGGCAGCTGTGCCGCGAGCTTGTCGTTATTAATGGGCGCGCGGATAAAGCCATGTTGCTTGCCGTCAGGGCCGATCAACACCAAGTTGCCGCTGTGGTCGACGGTGTAATTTTCCTTGCTGGTGTCCGCCGGGATAAACGGAATGCTAACGCTGTTCGCCAGCTTCTGAATGGTCGCTTGCTCACCCGTCCAGCCGATAAAGCCGGCGTCGAAATAGTCTAGGTACTTCTTCAATTGTTCCGGTGTGTCGCGGCCTGGATCAACCGTGACCAAGACGATACGCAGCTTGGCCAAGGTTTGCGCTGGAAGCTGACCCTGCAACTGACGCAGTTGAGCGAGGGTCGCGGGGCAAATGTCCGGGCAGAAGGTGTAGCCGAAGAACAACAAGCTCCACTGCCCCGTGAGTTGATCAACCGCCACGGCCTGGCCATCCTGATCGAGCAAACTCAATGCTGGCAGACTGCGGCTTTGCGGCAGCAAGACGATGCCAGCATCCAGCAACACGGTAGGGTCACCTTGGCTTTTGTTATTCAGCACTTTGTTAACGGTCAGACCCAATACCAACGCAACGATGGCAATGAGAACAAAAACGGTGGTGTGGGTTCGGGTCATGGGGCCTCAGATATTGAGCAGCAAGTAGTGGTCCACCAGCAGCGCGATGAACAGCGCGAAAAGATACCAGATGCTGTATTTGAACGTGTTGATCGCTGCATGAGGTTTGCTGTCACGGTACAGCACCACTGCCCAATGCAGGAAGCGCCCGCCCAAGACCACCGCGCAGACCAAATAAAGCAGCCCGCTCATATGAATGGCATAGGGCAGCAACGTCACGGCGAACATCATCAAGGTGTAAAGCAGGATATGGACTTTGGTGTAATGCTCGCCATGGGTG is from Pseudomonas sp. TMP9 and encodes:
- the znuB gene encoding zinc ABC transporter permease subunit ZnuB — encoded protein: MADFLLNALLAGLALAIVAGPLGSFVVWRRMAYFGDTLSHAALLGVALGLMLDVNPMLAVTVGCVLLAVLLVTLQSRQPLAADTLLGILAHSTLSLGLVVLSFMQDVRIDLMGYLFGDLLAVGPTDLAWIVGGSALVLVLLALLWRPLLAITVHEELAKVEGLPVAAIRLSLMLLIAVVIAVAMKIVGVLLITSLLIIPAAAAQRHARTPEQMALGASLLGIVAVCGGLSLSWFQDTPAGPSIVVTAAGLFLLSFALPRRTA
- a CDS encoding PA5502 family lipoprotein; the encoded protein is MKSFAFRGFTLTLVLLLAGCQSAPQPANLPVDDLVSAFRQLDQSLISGDLIGAENQLNTLQQRAVGDTRLEQFQRQLAEAHLQQGQKALQNGDLNSATKALSRARNLMPQAPALTTGLDGAIAQARETELAAAEQQRQAEQLAAARSEATRLEQVRQVRLAAERRATATEAAQLANTPQAETPTPAPTEPKAKLIDPSAASSVISLPMLDNQDNQRLRSLLDAVAADVVAFRCAVRIDVRQAKDFPWVASLLNARIKRLDPGFSPRISHVVKPAQVPQLVLSPAR
- a CDS encoding methionine ABC transporter ATP-binding protein — its product is MINFHQVHKAYRVSGQDIPALQPSDLHIDRGEVFGIIGHSGAGKSTLLRLINRLEEPTGGRIDVDGEDVTALDAAGLRRFRQRVGMIFQHFNLLSSKTVADNVALPLKLAGELSRSAIEARVAELLARVGLQEHANKYPAQLSGGQKQRVGIARALATEPKILLCDEATSALDPQTTASVLQLLAEINRELNLTIVLITHEMDVIRRVCDRVAVMDAGFIVECGSVAEVFLHPQHATTKRFVQEDEQVAENEQRDDFAHVAGRILRLTFQGDATYAPLLGTVARETGVDYSILAGRIDRIKDTPYGQLTLALTGGDMDAALARFAAADVHLEVLR
- a CDS encoding methionine ABC transporter permease codes for the protein MDALLTRLLPNVDWAEIGYASLDTLSMLGGSIVFTVLLGLPLGVLLFLTSPRQMFEQTALYGVLSLLVNILRSVPFVILLIVMIPFTVIVTGTSLGVAGAIPPLVVGATPFFARLVETALREVDRGIIEATQAMGATTRQIVVNALLPEALPGIIAAITVTAITLVSYTAMSGLIGGGGLGDLAVRYGYQRYQPDVMAVTVILLLVLVQVLQTAGDKLVVHFSRK
- a CDS encoding MetQ/NlpA family ABC transporter substrate-binding protein, coding for MKKLIVAIAALAAFSAQAESLSIAATAVPHAEILEFIKPALAKEGVELDIKVFTDYVQPNVQVAEKRLDANFFQHQPYLDEFNKSRGTKLVSVVGVHVEPFGAYSSQHKSLADLPQGANVVIPNDATNGGRALLLLQKAGVITLKPEAGILATPKDILENPKAIKVRELEAATLPRVLTQVDLALINTNYALEAKLNPIKDALVIEGNDSPYVNQLVARADNKDSAAMQKLAKALNSAEVKAFIQEKYQGAVVPAF
- a CDS encoding SCO family protein; translation: MTRTHTTVFVLIAIVALVLGLTVNKVLNNKSQGDPTVLLDAGIVLLPQSRSLPALSLLDQDGQAVAVDQLTGQWSLLFFGYTFCPDICPATLAQLRQLQGQLPAQTLAKLRIVLVTVDPGRDTPEQLKKYLDYFDAGFIGWTGEQATIQKLANSVSIPFIPADTSKENYTVDHSGNLVLIGPDGKQHGFIRAPINNDKLAAQLPGLFDRAN